The window CCCCATAAAAAGCTGCGCAGTATCCAGTCGCTGAGCAGCGCCACGACTCCGACCATCACCACGACGAGCGAGCCGAATAGGATATCGTAGTTCTTCACGTGCGAGAGCTCATGAGCGATCACCCCCTCGATCTCAAGCCTGTTGAGCTTCTGAAGGAGGCCGGTGGTCACGCAGACGACCGAGTGCTCAGGGTTTCGCCCCGTTGCAAATGCGTTGGGCGCAGTGTCTTCAATGACATAGACCCTGGGGGCCGGAATCCCCGCTGCGATTGCGAGGCCCTCCACAGCATGAAACAGGTGAGGAAATTCATGTTTCTCGAGCGGCCTTGCCCTGCTTATGGCAAGGACAATGCGGTCGCTATAGTAGTAGCTCGCGAAGGCCCAGAGGGTCGCAATGAGCACCGCCAGGACTATTCCCCCATTCCCGAGGGCGCTCAATTGACCGAATACCCATCCGAGGAAGCCGACAAAGAGCACAAATAGGACGCAGAGAATTATGGAATTCCGCTTATTTTTAGATATCTGTTCGTAAATCATATATTAAATCCCAAATCCAAAATCCAAAAATGAAAAAGAGGATATATTTCTTTCCTTATCATGGTTTTGGATATTTCATGGCGAGGTTAGATGATTGAATCAACAATATGCCTAAAAGATTACATAATGATATTCCGAAAACGATTATATAAGCAATACTCGCGAGAAGACTTCCTCCTCGTTTGCTAAAATACTTATTTCCTAATACCACAAAAGCAATCAGAATAAGAACAAACAAAGCTGTGGGTTCCAAACGCATTGAAAGAACTCCCCACGCCGTAGACCTATCCCAAGGCATTTTAATCTTCTTAACTATTCCATTGTCATAGTAAATTACTGCAGACGTATCACTGTCCAAGAAACATAAGGGAACTAGGAATGCGATTCCACCGTCTTTGGCACTTCTTCCCGGGCGCTCCAGCAGCTTATTGGCCTCAGCTATCGTCATGTCAGGACGGATCAATTGAAATCGTCTTAAGAAAAAGAAAGAGCGAAGAGGATATATTAACCCCACCGCCAAATTAAAAACCATGCAAATAGCAAAAAGAGAGGTCAGTCTTTTACGATCCATTTAATCCCGCGGCATAGAGGTACTAGAGCCAAGGTAAGCATCCTCCCCCCTTTATGAAGGAGGATTGAGGAGGGGGATATCTTTTCCCCCATCCTGACTTTCCCCCGCAAGGGGGAAGCAAATTATTTTACCTCGTGCAGCAATCAGTATTCATCCGCGCAAATCCGCGGCAAAAAATCGATATTCTCCGTGTTCTCCGTGCCTCCGTGGTGAAAAATAATTAAAATTTCACCTTCACCGGCTCGCGGGCTGCTGCTTCCTCTATCTCGAAATACTCCTTCTCCGGGAACTTGAACCACTGCGCGATCAGGCTCGATGGGAAGACCTCACGCGTGGTATCATAAGTCATCACCGAATCGTTGTAAAACTGCCGCGAGTAGGCGATCTTGCTCTCCGTTCCGGCGAGTTCCTCCTGGAGCATCAGGAAGTTCTGGTTCGCCTTGAGCTCCGGGTAATTCTCTGCGACCGCGAAGAGCGACTTCAACGCGCCGGTGAGCATATTCTCCGCCTGCCCCTGCTCCCCCACCGTCGAGGCATTGATGGCCTTCGTGCGCGCCTCCGTCACTTTCTGGAACACCTCCCGCTCGTGAGCCGCGTACCCCTTTACCGTCTCGATCAGGTTGGGAATCAGATCGTACCGCCTTTTGAGCTGCACGTCGATCTGCGACCAGGCGTTCTCTATCCTGTTCCTCAACCTCACGAGCCTGTTATAGGCAACAACCACGTACAGGACTATAACCGCAACAACCGCAAGGATGATCTTGCCCATCTGAGCCTCCTTTCTCTTTTATCACATGACGAGCGTATTATATCATAATCTCGTGCTCTTCCATCCTGTATGGCCAAACCCGGAAAATACCTCCCCCTTCGATGGGGGAAGCAAGGTGGGGATGAACTACTCAGTAACGCATGCGGGTGGGATCATCGCCTACCGTGCGTAGAGATCGTTCCCTTTGCAGTCAATGGCGACGATCGCAGGAAAGTTCTCCACCGCGAGCTCGGTAATCGCCTCGGCGCCAAGATCCTCATAGGCAACAACCCTCGCTTTCTTGACACGTGCGGCGAGGAGCGCCCCCGCGCCGCCCACCGCCGCGAAATACACAGCCCCATGCTTCTTCATCGCATCGATCACTTCCTTGCTCCTCGGCCCCTTCCCGATCATCCCCTTCAGGCCGAGCTCCATCGTCTTCGGGGCGAACGCGTCCATCCGGTAGCTCGTGGTCGGCCCCACCGAACCGATCGGTTTTCCCGGCGGCGCCGGAGAAGGGCCAGCATAGTAAATAATCTGGCCCTCCAGCTCAACCGGCGGCTTCTCCCCCTTGGCCACGGCCTCCGTGAGTCTCTGGTGTGCCGCATCGCGAGCCGTATAGATGATCCCCGTGATGAGGACGCTGTCGCCGGCCCTTAATTTACCCACGACCTCATCTGTGAGTGGAGTCCGTATCTCTATAGCTGACATATCATACCTCCTTGAAAGATTTTATCCCTCCCGTGACTGTTTCGGGGCAGCCCCGTCGCAAAATACGTAGGTCGCGGTCAACCCCTGGAGTGTCTTGTTGTCCTCAATTTCATCATGCGGTATCAGCAGATACGACCACGGTTTGCCGCCGTGTTTGCGCTCGTGCTCCGTAGCGTACCTGCACCATTCCGCCGCGGCACTGGCCTTGGCTTGCACCTCTTCATCCGCTATCTCATTCGCGGCCTTCGGCTCACAAAGAAACTTCGCCGTCTCGGTCTCGACCACGAAATCCGGCTCGTAGGACGCCTCACTCGCGTAGTGAATCTGGAAGTCGCCTTTTGCGGGTTTGAACCATTTCAGGACATCCTTGTCGTTTTCCAGAATGACCGCGAAGCGACGCTCCGAGTCCGAATCGAACTTCTGGACCCGGTAAAGGCACTTCCCGAACCCGGCAAAGAGCATCTTGCGAATGTCCTGTTTGTTCGAGACCGGCGCGCGGAAATCCCGCTCGGTTTCCCCGGCGGGGGCCGAGTAGTTGTTGGGGCGCATCGTCGTGAAACCCTTGCTCACGTGCGCTTCATAAGCCGCCGCCTTCTCCTGGTAGTGTTCTTGCATCTGGGCGTGGATCATGCTCACCAATGCCTGCTTGTGGTACTGAACGCCATTCAATACCTCGTCCTCATTTTTTAGATATAACCGTAAATGCGCCACAACTTGCCCGGCCAGTTTGTAGAGCAGCCCCGCGTGGTCGTCGTAGCAAATGTCGTTGAAGTCAATAAGACCGCGCACGAGGTAGTCTTCGAGCTTCTCCTCCGGCACAATACCGGTGCCACTCAAGAGCCGATGCTGTTCCCGCCGGTGCAGTTCCTGAATAAGAATCTCGTTGTCCACCGGCTGAAGGCGGATGCCGTTGAGGTTAAGTCTGAACTCCCGATAGCCTCGCGTCACATCGCCCACGGGCTGGATCGTGATCCGGGGGATATCAATCGAAAGCTCGTTCCGGAGCATGATGGTCCTGGCCACGACCTCGGCCACATTGACTTTCTCCCCTACCCCTTCCAATTCTCCCTGGGCCGGGGTAATGATTTCCTTCACTTTCTCGACAATCTGTTTCTGAATTTCCGGCTTGGTCAGGTCGGACGAACGCGGCAGGCGTTCGTACTCACGTCGAATGACCTCCAGCGTGGCCTTCGCCGCCTCCTGTTGCCCGGGCGAATCGAAGAGGAGCCTTTGCTGGGAGGGCGCCCCCCCATTCTTTCTATACGTGGAAGTGGACTCGTTCATACGATTCACAATCTCCGGTTCGGCCACCACCACCTTGGACCGCTCGTCGTTGACGTAAACGACCTTCAGGCCACCCCGGATGACGGAATCCGGGCTATTGGCGTAATCCACAATCTCCTGAAACTTGTCGTGCGATACGATGGTCAAACGGTCCACCGCGCCCACGCCCGTCCGCTTTCCATAGGGCAGACGCAGACCGCGGCCGATGGACTGCTCCACGAGCGTTTTCGAGCTCGCAGCCCGGAGAGGGACTATGGTATAGAGGTTTGTGACGTCCCAGCCTTCCTTGAGCATGTTGACGTGGATAACGATTTCCGTCGGGTTCTCCGGTTTTTCCACGTTGATGAGCTGCTCGATGGTCTCGTCCTTCTCCTCGCCGCTCTGCTTCGAATGGACCTGGATAACTTTGCCCTTATAGCGGCCCTCGAAGAAATCCTTCTCCCCGATTGCATTCATGAGGGCGTCGGCATGACCGGTATCCCGCGCGATCACCAGCATAAAGGGCTTCACGATGGGCTTGCCGTTCTCTCGAGCGTAAACCTCCAGTTCGACTTTGGTGTTCTCGTGAATGCGAACGCCATCCTCGAGTTTCAGCCGCTCCAGCCCGGCCTCGTCATAGTTCCGGGCATCGAAGTTCTCGCGGGTCGCCACGGCGGGTTCCTTGACGAACCCATCCGTCATGGCGTTCGACAGCGGATAGCTGTAGATGACGTTCTGGAAAGGCTGGGTGCCGCCGCCGCGTTCCACGTGCGGCGTGGCGGTAAATTCCAGGCCCAGGATGGGCGCAAGCTCGCTGATGGCCTTCATCCCCGCCGATGCCCGATAGCGGTGGGACTCGTCCATGAGAAGCACAAGATCGTCCAGCTTCGATAGGTAATCGAAATAGCTCTGCCCGATGTATTCCTGAAGCCGTCGGAAACGCGGGACATTGCTTTTGGCCGCGCCCTTGGGCGTCTCGATGCTCGTGATCTTCGAGATGTTGAAGATATTGACGTGCACCCTCTCATCCTCGCCAAAGAGCGTCCTGGCCCTAACGCCGCGTCCGCTCTCATAGTTGTCGCCGGTGATGATCTCCGGCGGTTCGACCGCGAACTCGGCGATGCCTTGGAATACATACTTGGGTGTATTGGGAGTGAAGTCGGCGATGAGCTTGTTGTAGATGGTCAGGTTCGGTGCGAGCACGAAGAAGTGCCGGATGCCCTCGGCCTTGTAAAGGTAGGCGATGAACGCGCCCATGAGGCGCGTCTTGCCCACGCCCGTCGCCAGGGCGAAGCAGAGCGAGGGAAAGTCCCTTTCGAAGTCGGCGACTGTCGGGTACTCGGCTTGAATCGCCTTGAGCGTCCCGGCAATATCGGCGTTCTTCTCCATCGGGACGATGTCGCAGAGCCGGGCGAGAATCTCCAGCGAATCACGCTGGGGGGGCCGGAGGCTGAGGCGGTTGGCGATGGTGTTGACGTGCGGATTCATTTCGCACCCCTGTTCCGCTTCGGCGCGGAAAGCGCCCTCACCTCGCGCCGGAGTTCGGCCTGGAGTTCGGCCTCGCTCGGAAGATATAGTTTGTACCGGCTGGCGAATATCTTCTTCTGCTGATCTTTACCCAGCGTATATCGGACGACGGCATCGTTCTTGTCCGCGCAGAGAATCAGCCCCAATGTCGGATTGTCGCCCTCTGTCCGGCGTTCGCGGTCGTAGTAGTTAACATAAAGCTGGAGCTGGCCCAGATCCTGATGCGTGAGTTTGCTGGTCTTGAGGTCAATGATGATGTAGCACTTCAGAATGGTGTGGTAGAAGACGAGGTCGATGTAGAAGTGGTCGCCGTCCAGCGTAAGCCGTTCCTGCCGGGCCACGAAGGCAAAGCCCTTGCCCAGCTCCAGCAGGAAGATTTGCAGATTGCTGATCAACGCCTCCTCAAGATCGGTCTCCACCAGTTTCGGTGACTCCGGTAGGCCCAGGAACTCCATGACAACCGGGTCTTTGAAGACATCGGCCGGTCTCTGGACCTCGTGCCCCTTGGTTGCCAGTCGCATCAATCCTTTCTTGTCCCGGCTCAAGGCCAGACGCTCATAGAGAAGGCTGTTGATCTGCCGTTCCAGTTCCCGCGCTGCCCAGTTGTTCTTGATGGCTTCGATCTCGTAGAACGCGCGAGCCTCCGCCTTGTCCACGCGCAACAGCGTCCGGTAGTGCGTCCAGGACAGGTTGGGGTGCAGGAATCCTGGTTGCCAGGATTGGCTACGCGGCGCGTAGCCTTTCGTGATACCGCCAGCCAGCGGCTCTATCAGAAAAAGGCCGCGCTCCGCGTCGAAAATCGCAGGCGCGCTGGATTTCCGAGGCGGTGCGTCGGATTTCCCACGCGGCGCGTGGGAAATCTTCGGCCCATCGTCGCCAAGCTGGTTGCGAGATTCCCCACGCACTGCGTGGGGAATCCGGCTCTCGACAAGATTGGGGTAAGTCAGATAAAAGTCCCGAAAGTGTTCGAGGTTGTTGACCGAATAGCCTCTGCCGAAATCCTTCTCCATCCTGGTGGAAAGGTCCGCGATTAAGCGCGCGCCATAATCGGCTCTCTTTCCGCCCCTCTGCACTTCCTCCACGATCTCCCGTCCGATCAGCCAGTTGGCCACCACTTGGGTCGTGTTCACCGAGCGGGCCACGGTGCTTCTGGCGAAATCCAGTATCTGCCGGATGCGTTCATACATCTGCAACGATGGTTTCGATAAGCCTGTTTTTAGTTTCACGGTTTCTTCTCCTGCGGCGGAAGGTCAAAAAGCGATGGTTGCTGGATCTGCGCCCGCCGCTCTGCTTTCGTGCGTGTTTTCTTCTTTTGCTCATCCGCGGTCATCTGCGCAATCGGAGGTTCCTCTCTGATCGGCAGATTCTCAATCTCCAAGCTATAGTCGTCCTTGCCCCATTCGCAACGGGTCAGGACAGCCTTTGGAATTTTCTTCACCGTCAAATTGGGAAAATCGTCGAGGCTCTTTACCCGGAACGCCCCGCACATAATGAGGAGCGAGCGGCCTTCGCCCACCTCGTCCGAAAGCTTCTGTAGTTGCTCGCGGGTGAGCGTTTGAGTAGTCACATAGATGAAATCGTTCTCGGTGGAATGGCCGTGTTGCCAGTACACCGTCTCGCTCGGGGCATAGCTAAAGCCCTCCAGCTTGCAAATCGCCTCAGCCAGCATGGCGGGATTGTACTCCTTGCTGATGACCCAGTTGCCGAACTGGTCCTTCTCGAGAAGGGACGGCCCAAGGCGATAGTAGCGGAATCCGCCGCCGCCTTTCCAGCCCACGGCCCCCGTGATTCCGCCCTTGTCCTCGCCGTCGATGACCTTCTTCAGCCGCGGGATAATATGCGTGTGGCAGTGCTCGCCAAGTTCCACCATGATCCATCGGCGCCCCATCTTGTGCGCTACTGCTCCTGTGGTGCCTGAACCAGCGAAGGAGTCGAGGACCAAGTCCCCCGGACGGCTGCCCAGTTCGAGGATGCGCTGGAGAAGGCGTTCCGGTTTTGGGGTCGAAAACACATCTTCAGTATTGAAGGCAATGGCTTCTTTTTTCGCATCCTGGTTGTGGCCAACCTCTTCATGAAGCCAGATGGTTTTGCAGACAGCACCTTGCTTCACCTCTGAGAGAAACCGCTTGATTCGAGGAACATTGGTTCCCTTGGGACCAAACCAAATACGATTATCCTTTTTGTATTCTTCAAGTCGTTGTTTTGAAAGGCGCCAACAAGAACCACCTGGAGGATTTACTATTCGCCCAGAAGGAGTTGTAATAGAGTAATCATATTCTGCAGAATAAGTTTTTACATCAAGGCCACCAGACATCCATTTTCCACGAGGGTCGTTATCTGGATTTTTATAACGCGCGTTCATTTCATCAGTACGTGGCAAGGGAAAGGGCCTCCAGATTTCTTTGTTCTTTGCAAAAACTAAAATGTGGTCGTGGCTATCAGACAGCCACTTAGCATCATTCTGTGGTGAAAATTTCTTTTGCCAAATGGCATTTGCCACAAAGTGTTGTCGTCCAAAAACCTCGTCACATAGCACCTTCAAGTAGTGACATTCGTTGTCGTCAATGGTCATCCAAAGAGAGCCATCCACTGCAAGTAAACGATGGACAAGCTCCAACCGATCTCGCATGAGCGACAACCAAAGCGAATGCTCGATCCCGTCGTCGTATTGCTTGAACGCCGAGCCGGTGTTGTAGGGCGGGTCTATGAAGACGCACTTGATCTTCCCCGCGAACTCCTGCTCCAGCGCCTTGAGGGCGAGGAGGTTGTCGCCGAAGATGAGCCGATTGTCGAAAAGGTCGCTCTTGCCGGTTCGGAATAACGCGTGGTGGGACTTGGCCGGATCTTCGACAAGGATGCGCGGCTCCAGCTTCGGCCGGTTCTCCTTCCCGATCCAGGTTAGCTCTAACTTTTGCTTATTATTCATCGTTCAATTCCCATGCATGTCAGAGGCCGGCTTGCCTGCCACAGTCCCGATCTCTCCAGATTGATTATTCCGCTACTCTGTCAACTCGATTGAGTGATTATATCATCGTAGTCTTGTCACGATAACTTCAGTTGATGCAATATCGCACGGCACCGAAAAGCCTGTATGAGACAATAACCGGAAGTCGGACGATAATGCGCGGTGCGCACCAGATTGAGGCGATGGAGCACCTGACTGCGGCCACAACGAATCCGTACTGAGAAGATCTGCTTGGAAACAGAGGCTGAAATATGAACAACATCTTTCTCGCGATTAAAACCATTGAGATGCCCAATTCGAGGATCGCGGTAATCGTGCGGTTCAACTCGCTCGTTCTCTTGGTAGGTAATTTGTACATCTCCATTGACCCTTAGAACGGTGCCAACTCCATAATTCATAAGGACTCCGCTTCCCAATAATTTAAACCCAATCCATGGAGGGTCAGGGATCTCCGGCTGCGGGTCACTGAAACGCATCTCAGCCTCAAGCCGCATATTGGACTGCTCTCCTGTATGAGCAAGGGCAAAAGAATGTCAGAAGATAAAAGGCGCACCGAACTCCAAACCCCCATCGGGCCTTTGATAGCGGTGACACAACGGCGGTGTAATAAGCAGCTCTGCGTGCTTTGGGTATTCGAAAGGGAACGCAGGAGGGCGTGGGTAACGCGTGACTTCGGAGAGAGGCAAAGTCGAAAGGCTCCAGATAAAAGCCTGCTCAGCCTGGTTTCTGAGATTAGCAAGCCCTGAGGGACTAAGTGTGTACCGGAGCACCCTCGCCGGCAGAAGGTTAAACGGAATAGGTTTTGCGCTACACGCATTTTGGAGTACAAGAACCTGGGGACGCAAACGCCATGCGGCAGCGACACCAAGCTCCATCATGACCGATGGATTTTCTCTCGTGACGTCGAAGATTAAGAGTTCAGCATGATACAGAGCGTTCCAAATTTCATCGTGAATAATGCTCGGTCTTGTAGAAGTTATCGCCCTTTCAAGATGGCCTTGTGCGCCAGCAACACGACATGCTGTTTCCAGTGCGCTTCGCAACTGGACTTCGACGAGTTCAAATTCGGGATCGGAGGGTGAAAGAAAGTACGCATTGATCCGGCCTGGACTCATTTCGAAGGGGGTGGGTCTTGGAAGATTATCATTCGGCCAAACAGTCATCGCGGAACCTCTCCTCTACAAGCAGCTTCTCATATTTAGTCAGACCATCAGAACTATCCGGGATTTCCGGATAGTTGCTCCAGATCTCAACTCGCCCTCCTCTCAAATATCCTATAAATGATTATTGACGGGCCGAACGACTTTCTGGAATAGATCTCAATCTATTCATGCTGGAGCGGGTTAAACCCACGCTACGATTTTGACACAGTTAGAATCCTTACCGTCTCAGGACAGGAAACTGTGCGTTTTGGCTTTCGGCATCTCCTTCACGCTCTTGAAAAATTCCGTCTCTGTGATTTCTGTCGGCCATTCGAGCCTCGCAAAAAATTCGTACCGGTTTTCCGGCAGTTTCCGATAGCTAATCGCTCGCAGATAGAGCAGGTAATTGATGTCCCGTATCAAGGCCTTGTACGGGTTCTTCAACGGCTTGTAGATTGCGGCCGTCCGCTCCGCCAAGATCTCCAGCATCATTGAGTCCACACTCAGAAGCAGTTTCAGTACCTCAATATGTCTTTCGGCAATGACACGCTTTCTCGTGGTTCGCAGACGATTGAATAAATTGAACATAACGTCGCGGAACAGGGCTCTGGCAACATTCTTTCGGATCTCGGCGAACAGCCGGTTGCATTGGGTTTCTATGCCTTTTAGTCCAAAAACCAAGAAGGGTGTCATGTCGTTACCCGCGGCGCGAACCTCGGCCAGCGACTTCAGGTAGTTGTTTTTCTCTTCGTAGTAATAGTTGGACATTGCAATGAAGAGGGTATCTCGCAGACCCACTCTCTGCAACATCAATGCCTCCATGGCGCGCGCTGTCCGTCCGTTGCCGTCACAAAATGGATGCATCGCGGCAAAGTGGTAATGAAGCGCCAGTGCCTGGATAAGCGGATCGTGTCCTCGGAATTCGTTTTGGACCGAATCACACAATGCATTGAACGCCGCTTCGCACTCCTCGCCGCCTTCGGCGCCGCGATGTGATGGCGTTCCGAACGTAACATTTACGTCCTTCCGCCTCAGTTCGCCCGGTGCACAATGGTCGTCGTCGGCGCCGGTGATAATCATTCGGTGAACTTCGCGGATCAAGTTATTGTTTACGGGGCGATCCGCCGGCAACTTGGCGATCCAACGATATGTAAGCACGGCCGCCGCGGCCTGCCGCTGGGAACGTGTGTGCAACTGCTCGGGCGTCTCGGCCATGGCTGCGTCCAGTTCCTTCTCCGTGAAATCTGCCCCTTCTATGCGCGAAGTTCCGGCAACCTCCCGCTTGAGTTGAACAACCTGCAACTGGTCGATCCAGCTTCGCTGGTAGGGGATATTGGTTAGGGAAAGTATCGCCGCCTTGGCGGCCATGAGCGGATTCGCTATCTTTGTAAAATCGTATCTGATCCAATTGTCTGGGATTTCGTACTTAATCATGTCACTATTATAGCAGATTTCATTTCCGCATCAATGCCAATATTGACTAGCTGTATCTATTTGCATAATAGTCTGTTATAGCTTACATTAATCTGCTTTGAACTCATTCATAGTCACCATCATTTCCAACTCGTTTCCTGCAAATCCTCTGCCTTTAGCTGTCAGTTGATGCTTCTGCAATGAGCTTCTCGGTTTGCCAGAAATGGGAGATTCCAGCCAGTTATAATCCTCTTCCGAGATAAGTGCAAGATCCTGTTTCCACCTGGCAATAGAATCAATCGTTTTCCAGTAGGCCAGTAGCCATTCACGATGTAAAACCCAATGAGCGATCTCGTGTGCCAAAGAATACCTATAAAAACTAGTTTGATTATTGTATTGGTTGGCATCAACCGAAATAATAAGCCGGTCGGAACACAAACCAATTTGAGCAGGTGTTCCACATTCATCGTGAACTCCTGCCACAATCCTAAGTTCTATCCCTAAATCAAACTCCGCAATCTCCTCAATATCCAGAGGATAGCTGCGCTCTGCCAAATGATACTCATCGGCAAACCCATCAGCCTTACCCGCAATCTGCTCCCATGTGAGATACGGGCGTTTGGGAAGTTGTAGCATAAACTACGCCCTTCGCAGTTTTTCCACTAATCGATCAAGTTCTTCTGGCGTCGGACGTTGCCTCCGCAACGTGCGGAAAAAAATTGGCAGCATCTTTATCACTTCCTTGTCGGACAACAAGTCGCGAGGAATAATTCCCCTATCCGCTGCAGCCAGATCAGAGAACCTATACCATTTGTCAGTGCCCTTTTTAATCTCAAGCGCCGCGGCATAGC is drawn from Candidatus Auribacterota bacterium and contains these coding sequences:
- the htpX gene encoding zinc metalloprotease HtpX; its protein translation is MIYEQISKNKRNSIILCVLFVLFVGFLGWVFGQLSALGNGGIVLAVLIATLWAFASYYYSDRIVLAISRARPLEKHEFPHLFHAVEGLAIAAGIPAPRVYVIEDTAPNAFATGRNPEHSVVCVTTGLLQKLNRLEIEGVIAHELSHVKNYDILFGSLVVVMVGVVALLSDWILRSFLWGGGRRRREEGGGQAQVILLVVGLVLAILAPIIAQLVRLSISRKREFLADASGAMLTRYPTGLADALRKLDADTEPLEAANKATAHMYIVNPLKEHGGVINKLFSTHPPIEERIKALEAM
- a CDS encoding LemA family protein; protein product: MGKIILAVVAVIVLYVVVAYNRLVRLRNRIENAWSQIDVQLKRRYDLIPNLIETVKGYAAHEREVFQKVTEARTKAINASTVGEQGQAENMLTGALKSLFAVAENYPELKANQNFLMLQEELAGTESKIAYSRQFYNDSVMTYDTTREVFPSSLIAQWFKFPEKEYFEIEEAAAREPVKVKF
- a CDS encoding Fe-S-containing hydro-lyase is translated as MSAIEIRTPLTDEVVGKLRAGDSVLITGIIYTARDAAHQRLTEAVAKGEKPPVELEGQIIYYAGPSPAPPGKPIGSVGPTTSYRMDAFAPKTMELGLKGMIGKGPRSKEVIDAMKKHGAVYFAAVGGAGALLAARVKKARVVAYEDLGAEAITELAVENFPAIVAIDCKGNDLYAR
- a CDS encoding DEAD/DEAH box helicase family protein; the encoded protein is MNPHVNTIANRLSLRPPQRDSLEILARLCDIVPMEKNADIAGTLKAIQAEYPTVADFERDFPSLCFALATGVGKTRLMGAFIAYLYKAEGIRHFFVLAPNLTIYNKLIADFTPNTPKYVFQGIAEFAVEPPEIITGDNYESGRGVRARTLFGEDERVHVNIFNISKITSIETPKGAAKSNVPRFRRLQEYIGQSYFDYLSKLDDLVLLMDESHRYRASAGMKAISELAPILGLEFTATPHVERGGGTQPFQNVIYSYPLSNAMTDGFVKEPAVATRENFDARNYDEAGLERLKLEDGVRIHENTKVELEVYARENGKPIVKPFMLVIARDTGHADALMNAIGEKDFFEGRYKGKVIQVHSKQSGEEKDETIEQLINVEKPENPTEIVIHVNMLKEGWDVTNLYTIVPLRAASSKTLVEQSIGRGLRLPYGKRTGVGAVDRLTIVSHDKFQEIVDYANSPDSVIRGGLKVVYVNDERSKVVVAEPEIVNRMNESTSTYRKNGGAPSQQRLLFDSPGQQEAAKATLEVIRREYERLPRSSDLTKPEIQKQIVEKVKEIITPAQGELEGVGEKVNVAEVVARTIMLRNELSIDIPRITIQPVGDVTRGYREFRLNLNGIRLQPVDNEILIQELHRREQHRLLSGTGIVPEEKLEDYLVRGLIDFNDICYDDHAGLLYKLAGQVVAHLRLYLKNEDEVLNGVQYHKQALVSMIHAQMQEHYQEKAAAYEAHVSKGFTTMRPNNYSAPAGETERDFRAPVSNKQDIRKMLFAGFGKCLYRVQKFDSDSERRFAVILENDKDVLKWFKPAKGDFQIHYASEASYEPDFVVETETAKFLCEPKAANEIADEEVQAKASAAAEWCRYATEHERKHGGKPWSYLLIPHDEIEDNKTLQGLTATYVFCDGAAPKQSREG
- a CDS encoding PDDEXK nuclease domain-containing protein — encoded protein: MRQILDFARSTVARSVNTTQVVANWLIGREIVEEVQRGGKRADYGARLIADLSTRMEKDFGRGYSVNNLEHFRDFYLTYPNLVESRIPHAVRGESRNQLGDDGPKISHAPRGKSDAPPRKSSAPAIFDAERGLFLIEPLAGGITKGYAPRSQSWQPGFLHPNLSWTHYRTLLRVDKAEARAFYEIEAIKNNWAARELERQINSLLYERLALSRDKKGLMRLATKGHEVQRPADVFKDPVVMEFLGLPESPKLVETDLEEALISNLQIFLLELGKGFAFVARQERLTLDGDHFYIDLVFYHTILKCYIIIDLKTSKLTHQDLGQLQLYVNYYDRERRTEGDNPTLGLILCADKNDAVVRYTLGKDQQKKIFASRYKLYLPSEAELQAELRREVRALSAPKRNRGAK
- a CDS encoding site-specific DNA-methyltransferase, which encodes MNNKQKLELTWIGKENRPKLEPRILVEDPAKSHHALFRTGKSDLFDNRLIFGDNLLALKALEQEFAGKIKCVFIDPPYNTGSAFKQYDDGIEHSLWLSLMRDRLELVHRLLAVDGSLWMTIDDNECHYLKVLCDEVFGRQHFVANAIWQKKFSPQNDAKWLSDSHDHILVFAKNKEIWRPFPLPRTDEMNARYKNPDNDPRGKWMSGGLDVKTYSAEYDYSITTPSGRIVNPPGGSCWRLSKQRLEEYKKDNRIWFGPKGTNVPRIKRFLSEVKQGAVCKTIWLHEEVGHNQDAKKEAIAFNTEDVFSTPKPERLLQRILELGSRPGDLVLDSFAGSGTTGAVAHKMGRRWIMVELGEHCHTHIIPRLKKVIDGEDKGGITGAVGWKGGGGFRYYRLGPSLLEKDQFGNWVISKEYNPAMLAEAICKLEGFSYAPSETVYWQHGHSTENDFIYVTTQTLTREQLQKLSDEVGEGRSLLIMCGAFRVKSLDDFPNLTVKKIPKAVLTRCEWGKDDYSLEIENLPIREEPPIAQMTADEQKKKTRTKAERRAQIQQPSLFDLPPQEKKP
- a CDS encoding Fic family protein gives rise to the protein MIKYEIPDNWIRYDFTKIANPLMAAKAAILSLTNIPYQRSWIDQLQVVQLKREVAGTSRIEGADFTEKELDAAMAETPEQLHTRSQRQAAAAVLTYRWIAKLPADRPVNNNLIREVHRMIITGADDDHCAPGELRRKDVNVTFGTPSHRGAEGGEECEAAFNALCDSVQNEFRGHDPLIQALALHYHFAAMHPFCDGNGRTARAMEALMLQRVGLRDTLFIAMSNYYYEEKNNYLKSLAEVRAAGNDMTPFLVFGLKGIETQCNRLFAEIRKNVARALFRDVMFNLFNRLRTTRKRVIAERHIEVLKLLLSVDSMMLEILAERTAAIYKPLKNPYKALIRDINYLLYLRAISYRKLPENRYEFFARLEWPTEITETEFFKSVKEMPKAKTHSFLS
- a CDS encoding helix-turn-helix transcriptional regulator codes for the protein MKGGKGAFQHFGEYLKALRFEKRITLREFCKRAQADPGNISKIERSIWPPPQDSDILERYAAALEIKKGTDKWYRFSDLAAADRGIIPRDLLSDKEVIKMLPIFFRTLRRQRPTPEELDRLVEKLRRA